One genomic region from Streptomyces sp. NBC_00457 encodes:
- a CDS encoding urease accessory protein UreD — translation MAGVTVTGVRATARIGAREDGRGGTALPLLEGEGPIALRRTRGSGSQAHVMLVGAMSGPLGGDHFTVVADVAAGARLRVGSAAATIALPGQAKGEARYDVRLSVADGGELRWLPEQLISAGGSELYVGTQVDLGAGARLVLREEQVLGRVGEEPGRLTSRLTVRIAGRTVLDQELACGPGAPGGWDGPAVLGGYRAVGQLVVVRPEFATEPAVARVIGETAAVTPLAGPAALVTAVAPDALRLRRVLDEALTVLGEGSGQRTA, via the coding sequence GTGGCGGGCGTGACCGTGACCGGTGTGCGGGCGACCGCGAGGATCGGCGCCCGGGAGGACGGACGCGGCGGTACGGCTCTGCCGCTGCTGGAGGGAGAGGGGCCGATCGCCCTGCGGCGTACGCGGGGGAGTGGCTCTCAGGCGCATGTCATGCTCGTCGGCGCGATGAGCGGGCCGCTCGGCGGGGACCACTTCACGGTGGTCGCGGACGTGGCAGCAGGAGCCCGGCTGCGGGTCGGGTCGGCCGCGGCGACCATCGCGCTGCCCGGGCAGGCGAAGGGCGAGGCGCGCTACGACGTGCGGCTCTCCGTCGCCGACGGAGGTGAACTGCGCTGGCTGCCCGAGCAGTTGATCTCGGCTGGCGGCAGCGAACTGTACGTCGGCACACAGGTCGACCTCGGTGCGGGCGCCCGGCTCGTGCTGCGCGAGGAACAGGTGCTCGGCCGCGTCGGTGAGGAACCCGGCAGGCTCACCAGTCGTCTCACTGTGCGGATCGCGGGGCGGACCGTCCTCGACCAGGAGCTGGCGTGCGGGCCCGGGGCGCCGGGAGGCTGGGACGGGCCCGCCGTCCTCGGTGGGTATCGGGCCGTGGGGCAACTGGTCGTCGTACGACCGGAGTTCGCGACCGAGCCCGCGGTGGCCCGGGTCATCGGGGAGACGGCTGCCGTGACGCCGCTCGCCGGGCCCGCCGCGCTGGTCACGGCCGTCGCGCCGGACGCGCTGCGGCTGCGCCGGGTGCTGGACGAGGCGCTGACGGTTCTGGGAGAGGGTTCCGGCCAGCGAACGGCGTAA
- a CDS encoding alpha/beta hydrolase, with product MRPKGRVAALGSAGVLVTATLIAGAVAAPTAGATSRHGQDREARGVSLAAARAAKAGIDWQDCPADWGLEKPIQCGWVTVPLDYAKPHGKQIKLAVDRIGNTGTKAERQGALIYNPGGPGGSGLRFPRRVTTKAPLWVNTAKAYDFVGFDPRGVGHSAPISCADPQEFVKAPKLDPVPDSEADKRAQRKLAAEYAAGCKERSGEMLPHMTTPNTARDLDVIRAALGEKKLNFLGVSYGTYIAAVYGTMFPTHVRRMVADSVVNPSREKIWYEANLDQDVAFEMRWKDWQDWVAKNDATYHLGDTRAEVQAQWLKLRAAAKKNPIGGLVGPAELVGFFQSAPYYDSAWAPTAQVWSKYVAGDTQALVDAAAPDLSDTAGNAASENGNAVYTAVECTDAKWPTSWKKWDRDNTELHKKYPFMTWANAWLNLPCATWPVKQQTPVNVKTGKGLPGVLIVQSTRDAATPYAGAVELHKRFKGSRLITEKNAGSHGVTSLVNPCINERVDTYLLTGKLDGADVTCAPHATPKP from the coding sequence ATGCGACCAAAAGGCCGGGTTGCGGCGCTCGGTTCGGCCGGAGTGCTCGTCACGGCGACCCTGATAGCGGGTGCTGTCGCGGCGCCCACCGCCGGCGCGACCAGCCGGCACGGTCAGGACCGCGAGGCCCGTGGCGTGTCGCTGGCCGCAGCCCGTGCCGCGAAGGCCGGGATCGACTGGCAGGACTGCCCCGCCGACTGGGGACTCGAGAAGCCCATCCAGTGCGGCTGGGTCACCGTCCCGCTCGACTACGCCAAGCCCCACGGCAAGCAGATCAAGCTCGCCGTCGACCGCATCGGCAACACGGGCACCAAGGCGGAGCGCCAGGGTGCCCTCATCTACAACCCCGGCGGCCCCGGCGGTTCGGGCCTGCGCTTCCCGCGCCGGGTCACCACCAAGGCGCCGCTCTGGGTGAACACGGCGAAGGCGTACGACTTCGTGGGCTTCGACCCGCGCGGTGTCGGCCACTCGGCGCCCATCTCCTGCGCCGATCCACAGGAGTTCGTGAAGGCGCCCAAGCTGGACCCGGTGCCGGACTCCGAGGCCGACAAGCGCGCCCAACGCAAGCTCGCCGCCGAGTACGCGGCCGGCTGCAAGGAGCGCAGCGGCGAGATGCTGCCGCACATGACGACGCCGAACACCGCACGTGACCTGGACGTCATCCGGGCCGCCCTCGGCGAGAAGAAGCTCAACTTCCTCGGCGTCTCCTACGGCACGTACATCGCCGCCGTCTACGGCACGATGTTCCCGACGCATGTGCGCCGCATGGTCGCCGACAGCGTCGTCAACCCGTCGCGCGAGAAGATCTGGTACGAGGCCAACCTCGACCAGGACGTCGCCTTCGAGATGCGCTGGAAGGACTGGCAGGACTGGGTCGCCAAGAACGACGCGACCTATCACCTGGGCGACACTCGGGCCGAAGTCCAGGCCCAGTGGCTGAAGTTGAGGGCCGCGGCCAAGAAGAACCCGATCGGCGGGCTCGTCGGTCCTGCCGAGCTCGTCGGTTTCTTCCAGAGCGCTCCGTACTACGACTCCGCGTGGGCGCCCACCGCCCAGGTGTGGAGCAAGTACGTCGCGGGTGACACCCAGGCGCTCGTCGACGCCGCCGCTCCCGACCTGTCGGACACCGCGGGCAACGCCGCCTCGGAGAACGGCAACGCCGTCTACACCGCCGTCGAGTGCACCGACGCCAAGTGGCCCACCAGCTGGAAGAAGTGGGACCGCGACAACACCGAGCTGCACAAGAAGTACCCGTTCATGACGTGGGCCAACGCCTGGCTGAACCTGCCGTGCGCCACCTGGCCGGTCAAGCAGCAGACCCCGGTGAACGTGAAGACCGGCAAGGGTCTGCCGGGCGTGCTGATCGTGCAGTCCACGCGTGACGCGGCCACCCCGTACGCGGGAGCCGTCGAACTGCACAAGCGTTTCAAGGGCTCCCGCCTGATCACCGAGAAGAACGCGGGCTCCCACGGCGTGACCAGCCTGGTCAACCCGTGCATCAACGAGCGGGTGGACACCTACCTGCTGACCGGCAAGCTGGACGGCGCCGACGTGACCTGCGCACCGCACGCCACGCCCAAGCCGTAA
- a CDS encoding NAD-dependent epimerase/dehydratase family protein gives MVLGATGQIGRPAVDALARDGWEVTAVSRGGGRDEGWPEAVRVARVDRADDAALAAVVGDGCDVLVDMVAYGTEHARQLTSLAGRVGSAVVISSVSLYEDDKGRNFDTQGEPDGFPAYPVPLTEDQRTVRPGDASYSTRKAALERELLAAGDRLPTTLLRAGAIHGPHCQTPRELYFVKRNLDGRTRRILPFGGGSRFHPASVHTIAELIRLAAARPGSRVLNAVDPDAPTVAEIAGAIDAVMGVETESVLVDGPPPAPTVGDTPWSVPAPVVCAMSAAERELGYRPVVRYAETLPDTVAWIERRLAGRDWREAYPKMFQTYGDLFDYAAEDAWLEA, from the coding sequence GTGGTGCTCGGAGCGACAGGACAGATCGGACGGCCGGCGGTGGACGCGCTGGCCCGGGACGGCTGGGAGGTGACCGCCGTCTCGCGGGGCGGCGGGCGGGACGAGGGCTGGCCCGAGGCGGTGCGCGTCGCGCGCGTCGACCGGGCGGACGACGCGGCCCTGGCCGCCGTGGTGGGCGACGGCTGTGACGTGCTGGTGGACATGGTCGCTTACGGGACCGAGCACGCACGGCAGTTGACCTCGCTCGCCGGTCGCGTCGGCTCGGCCGTGGTGATCTCCAGCGTGTCGTTGTACGAGGACGACAAGGGCCGGAACTTCGACACTCAGGGCGAGCCGGACGGCTTTCCCGCATATCCGGTGCCGCTCACGGAGGACCAGCGCACGGTCCGGCCGGGCGACGCCTCGTACAGCACCCGCAAGGCCGCGCTGGAGCGTGAACTCCTCGCCGCCGGCGACCGGTTGCCGACGACGCTGCTGCGCGCGGGCGCGATCCACGGCCCGCACTGCCAGACCCCGCGCGAGCTGTACTTCGTCAAGCGCAACCTGGACGGCCGGACCCGGCGGATCCTCCCCTTCGGCGGCGGGAGCCGCTTCCATCCGGCGAGCGTGCACACCATCGCGGAGCTGATCCGGCTGGCCGCCGCGCGGCCCGGCTCGCGCGTCCTCAACGCCGTCGATCCCGACGCACCGACGGTGGCGGAGATCGCCGGGGCGATCGACGCGGTCATGGGCGTCGAGACGGAGAGCGTGCTCGTGGACGGGCCGCCTCCGGCGCCGACCGTGGGCGACACTCCGTGGTCGGTTCCGGCGCCCGTGGTCTGCGCCATGTCCGCCGCCGAACGCGAGCTGGGCTACCGCCCGGTGGTGCGGTACGCGGAGACGCTCCCCGACACGGTCGCCTGGATCGAGCGCCGACTGGCCGGACGGGACTGGCGGGAGGCGTACCCGAAGATGTTCCAGACGTACGGCGACCTCTTCGACTACGCGGCGGAGGACGCCTGGCTGGAGGCGTGA
- a CDS encoding lysophospholipid acyltransferase family protein, with protein MFYYVLKYVLLGPLLRLVFRPRIEGLEHIPATGAAIVAGNHLSFSDHFLMPAILKRRITFLAKAEYFTGPGLKGRLIATFFRSAGQIPVDRSGKEAGQAAIREGLGVLRKDELLGIYPEGTRSHDGRLYKGKVGVAVMALKAQVPVIPCAMIGTFEAQPPGRKIPKIHPVVIRFGKPLDFSRYAGMENEKAILRAITDEIMYAILSLSEQEYVDQYAAVVKAEQAAASAAKERRFPRLPLG; from the coding sequence TTGTTCTACTACGTGCTCAAGTACGTGTTGCTGGGTCCGTTGCTGAGACTGGTCTTCCGCCCCCGGATCGAGGGACTCGAGCACATTCCCGCGACCGGCGCCGCCATCGTCGCCGGCAACCATCTCTCCTTCTCGGACCACTTCCTGATGCCCGCGATCCTCAAGCGGCGCATCACCTTCCTGGCGAAGGCCGAGTACTTCACCGGCCCCGGTCTCAAGGGCCGGCTGATCGCGACGTTCTTCCGCAGTGCCGGGCAGATCCCGGTCGACCGCTCCGGCAAGGAGGCCGGCCAGGCCGCGATCCGCGAGGGCCTCGGCGTTCTGCGCAAGGACGAGCTGCTCGGCATCTACCCGGAGGGCACCCGCTCGCACGACGGCCGCCTCTACAAGGGCAAGGTCGGCGTCGCGGTGATGGCCCTCAAGGCCCAGGTCCCCGTCATTCCCTGCGCGATGATCGGCACCTTCGAGGCCCAGCCGCCGGGCCGCAAGATCCCGAAGATCCACCCTGTGGTCATCCGCTTCGGCAAGCCCCTCGACTTCTCCCGCTATGCCGGAATGGAGAACGAGAAGGCGATCCTGCGCGCCATCACCGACGAGATCATGTACGCGATCCTCTCGCTCTCCGAGCAGGAGTACGTCGACCAGTACGCGGCCGTCGTCAAGGCCGAGCAGGCCGCGGCGAGCGCGGCCAAGGAGCGCCGGTTCCCGCGGCTGCCGCTCGGCTGA
- a CDS encoding winged helix-turn-helix domain-containing protein, whose product MHARMEGDRILGAALQPLRTLVPSVGYIPDFLTPPAAGGELSDALDLVRGTPRGRIVGELTRLGERRALPGWTVTLGRPGDEGLAALTRALEAYFGAVLRPHWPHIRAVVGNDIDLRTRTLLDGGTQALLNGLYPLARWNPPVLEVDYPVRRDLLLEGRGLLLVPSFFCWRRPTALADPALPPVLVYPVAKAPLDITRATGEGVVRLLGRTRAAILADVARRDGRTSSEVAEAVGIAPASVSYQIGVLRAGGLVDSQRAGKYVLHAATALGLRLLDAR is encoded by the coding sequence GTGCACGCCAGAATGGAAGGGGACCGGATTCTGGGTGCGGCACTGCAGCCATTACGGACACTGGTCCCCAGCGTCGGATACATTCCCGATTTCCTCACACCCCCGGCCGCCGGAGGGGAGCTGTCCGACGCGCTCGACCTGGTGCGTGGCACCCCGCGTGGGCGGATCGTAGGTGAGCTGACCCGGCTCGGCGAGCGCCGGGCCCTGCCGGGCTGGACCGTGACGCTGGGCAGGCCGGGGGACGAGGGGCTGGCCGCGCTGACCCGTGCGCTGGAGGCGTACTTCGGCGCCGTGCTGCGGCCGCACTGGCCCCACATCCGAGCGGTCGTCGGCAATGACATCGACCTACGCACCCGCACCCTTCTGGACGGGGGCACCCAGGCGCTGCTCAACGGCCTGTATCCGCTGGCCCGTTGGAACCCTCCCGTCCTGGAGGTCGACTACCCCGTACGGCGCGACCTCCTCCTCGAAGGCCGCGGTCTGCTCCTCGTCCCGTCCTTCTTCTGCTGGCGCCGGCCCACCGCCCTGGCCGATCCCGCGCTGCCTCCGGTGCTCGTCTACCCCGTGGCGAAAGCCCCGTTGGACATCACCCGGGCCACGGGGGAGGGCGTCGTACGCCTGCTCGGCCGCACGCGGGCCGCCATCCTGGCCGATGTCGCCCGGCGGGACGGCCGTACCAGCTCCGAGGTCGCCGAAGCGGTCGGAATCGCGCCGGCCAGCGTGAGTTACCAGATCGGCGTCCTGCGGGCCGGCGGGCTGGTGGACAGTCAACGCGCCGGTAAATACGTCCTCCACGCGGCCACCGCATTGGGCTTACGGTTACTCGACGCGCGGTGA
- a CDS encoding cutinase family protein, whose protein sequence is MRYAAGPGRNHTPRRRAIWAAVLALLAGVFSTAQLAGADSASALPPPPQPAMNCDKPWVIINAYGTAEYVTPGVTTPYGSIGVNDTYVRAVNAALNDQGVPDSDITARNLPYPASAIDWDLPWPPFLGDNPGPDDYWESMWKGRDELVREIEFYSDCPSRPTLVLIGYSQGGQVIKNALADSAVAGDQRRSDSVGAAITIGDASRHNGQAGMAQNRQMLTLNRDYQETTTTIDRGGLMQRVSVPSVFAGFIGDGRYFDVCRTDDLVCNKPGRPGTGNWLAEFGLSIDDGTTNPPHIAYRDNARPNGNPRIVWQNQQGARVAADVAERAVAAAVAQRNIVHPPPEPEVPPGTTPVEMWATDVNVRTAPTTDAAITHRFPGPTTVYVQCQKHAESVTDGGVTNDVWSYLPVQHGWISNVYLRGPAWLPGVPECAGSTPPPEQGLYHCDIGGDPENWCARVTGIDPGSFLGMYNEPNYDHGRSSSYQGHNGDELIVHCWTTGAVDADGTGNRYWFFADTGGALPGGYVNDHYLTTGRFADWSQVIPPC, encoded by the coding sequence ATGAGATATGCCGCAGGACCAGGAAGAAATCACACACCACGCCGCCGGGCGATATGGGCGGCCGTCCTCGCACTGCTGGCCGGAGTGTTCTCGACGGCTCAACTCGCCGGGGCCGACAGCGCGTCCGCGCTGCCGCCGCCGCCCCAGCCGGCGATGAACTGCGACAAGCCGTGGGTGATCATCAATGCCTACGGCACGGCCGAGTATGTGACACCGGGCGTGACCACGCCTTACGGATCCATCGGAGTCAACGACACCTACGTCAGGGCGGTGAACGCGGCCCTCAACGACCAGGGAGTGCCGGACAGCGACATCACCGCGCGCAATCTGCCCTATCCCGCGTCGGCGATCGACTGGGACCTGCCGTGGCCTCCCTTCCTGGGCGACAACCCGGGGCCCGACGACTACTGGGAGTCGATGTGGAAGGGCCGCGACGAACTGGTCCGTGAGATCGAGTTCTACTCCGACTGCCCGAGCCGCCCGACGCTGGTGCTGATCGGATATTCGCAGGGTGGTCAGGTGATCAAGAACGCCCTCGCCGACTCGGCCGTCGCCGGGGACCAGCGCCGTTCCGACTCGGTGGGCGCCGCCATCACCATCGGGGACGCGTCCCGCCACAACGGCCAGGCCGGGATGGCGCAGAACAGGCAGATGCTGACCCTCAACCGTGACTACCAGGAGACCACCACCACCATCGATCGCGGCGGACTGATGCAGCGGGTGTCGGTGCCGTCGGTGTTCGCCGGGTTCATCGGTGACGGACGGTACTTCGACGTCTGCCGCACCGACGACCTCGTGTGCAACAAGCCGGGACGCCCCGGCACGGGCAACTGGCTGGCCGAGTTCGGCCTGAGCATCGACGACGGTACGACCAACCCGCCGCACATCGCCTACCGGGACAACGCCCGCCCCAACGGGAACCCCAGGATCGTGTGGCAGAACCAGCAAGGCGCACGCGTCGCGGCCGATGTCGCCGAACGTGCCGTGGCCGCCGCGGTGGCCCAGCGCAACATCGTCCACCCGCCGCCGGAGCCGGAAGTGCCGCCCGGCACCACCCCGGTCGAGATGTGGGCGACCGATGTCAACGTGCGCACGGCCCCGACGACCGACGCCGCGATCACCCACCGGTTCCCCGGTCCCACCACCGTCTACGTCCAGTGCCAGAAGCATGCCGAGTCGGTGACGGACGGCGGTGTCACCAACGACGTCTGGTCGTATCTGCCCGTCCAGCACGGCTGGATCAGCAACGTCTATCTGCGGGGACCCGCGTGGCTTCCGGGTGTGCCGGAGTGCGCGGGCTCCACCCCGCCGCCCGAGCAGGGGCTCTACCACTGCGACATCGGCGGTGATCCCGAGAACTGGTGCGCCCGGGTGACCGGCATCGACCCGGGATCGTTCCTCGGCATGTACAACGAGCCGAACTACGATCACGGGCGGAGCTCGTCCTATCAGGGCCACAACGGTGACGAGTTGATCGTGCACTGCTGGACGACGGGCGCGGTCGACGCCGACGGGACCGGCAACCGCTACTGGTTCTTCGCCGACACCGGCGGAGCCCTGCCGGGCGGTTACGTCAACGACCACTACCTGACGACGGGCAGGTTCGCGGACTGGAGCCAGGTCATCCCGCCCTGCTGA
- a CDS encoding SpoIIE family protein phosphatase: MKDASIDYEAVFKGLPGMVALLTPELVYADVNEDFLRISGRTREQVVGRYIFDVFPENPDNPTSKGMHNVQTSMRRVVATGERDTMALQRYDVESPERPGQWEERYWSPVNAPVFGPDGKVVLVVHRVEEVTELIRARGGPTGGRARVLEAELYTRGRELQELNDRLRQAHAREREVALALQEAMLPARRQVGDQRAAVRYRPAVGALNVCGDWYDLVDLVGGNRIGVSVGDVVGHGLEAAGVMGQLRSALTATSRVADGPAQALDVLGRYAHVVNGAESATAVTTFIDFDAHTITYSSAGHPPPALLHPDGRVEFLDRATDPPLDARPSPIPRPEARITFTEGATLVLYTDGLIERRREDIDTGLSRLADSLSRHLGADPETLADAVLLELLPPGGATDDTALIVVRL, encoded by the coding sequence ATGAAGGACGCGTCGATCGACTACGAGGCGGTCTTCAAGGGCCTGCCCGGAATGGTCGCGCTGCTCACCCCCGAGCTGGTGTACGCGGACGTCAACGAGGACTTCCTGCGCATCTCCGGGCGCACGCGCGAGCAGGTGGTGGGGCGCTACATCTTCGACGTCTTCCCGGAGAACCCCGACAATCCGACGTCCAAGGGCATGCACAATGTGCAGACCTCCATGCGCCGGGTGGTGGCCACGGGCGAGCGCGACACCATGGCACTGCAGCGCTACGACGTCGAATCCCCCGAGCGCCCCGGGCAGTGGGAGGAGCGCTACTGGAGCCCGGTGAACGCGCCGGTGTTCGGACCGGACGGCAAAGTCGTGCTGGTGGTGCACCGGGTCGAGGAGGTCACCGAACTCATCCGGGCCCGCGGCGGTCCCACGGGGGGCCGCGCCCGGGTGCTGGAGGCCGAGCTGTACACGCGCGGCCGTGAACTCCAGGAACTCAACGACCGGTTGCGCCAGGCCCACGCCCGCGAGCGCGAGGTCGCACTCGCCCTCCAGGAGGCGATGCTCCCCGCCCGCCGCCAGGTCGGCGACCAGCGCGCCGCTGTCCGCTACCGGCCGGCCGTCGGCGCATTGAACGTGTGCGGGGACTGGTACGACCTGGTCGACCTGGTGGGCGGCAACCGCATCGGCGTCTCCGTCGGCGACGTGGTCGGCCACGGCCTGGAGGCCGCCGGTGTCATGGGCCAGCTGCGCAGCGCGCTCACCGCCACCTCGCGCGTCGCCGACGGACCCGCGCAGGCCCTGGACGTCCTGGGCCGCTACGCCCATGTGGTCAACGGCGCCGAATCGGCCACCGCGGTCACCACGTTCATCGACTTCGACGCCCACACCATCACCTACAGCAGCGCCGGGCACCCCCCGCCCGCGCTGCTGCACCCCGACGGCCGGGTGGAGTTCCTCGACCGGGCCACCGATCCCCCGCTGGACGCCCGCCCGAGCCCGATCCCCCGACCGGAGGCCCGCATCACCTTCACCGAGGGCGCGACGCTCGTGCTGTACACGGACGGCCTGATCGAACGCCGCCGAGAGGACATCGACACCGGCCTGTCCCGCCTCGCCGACTCACTCAGCCGCCATCTGGGGGCCGACCCCGAGACCCTCGCCGACGCCGTCCTGCTGGAGCTGCTGCCGCCGGGAGGTGCCACCGACGACACGGCGCTGATCGTCGTACGGCTGTGA